Proteins encoded together in one Mycobacterium simiae window:
- a CDS encoding dihydrodipicolinate synthase family protein, with amino-acid sequence MSEIHGIIAYPVTPFDGGIDTAALAELVERLITVGVHAIAPLGSTGELAYLDEHEFDTVVDTTIATVDRRVPVVVGVSDVTTARTVRRAEYAQQAGADAVMVLPVSYWKLREREIVQHYRSISDAISIPIMAYNNPATSGVDMSPDLLVSMFENIENVRMVKESTGDLSRMQRISQLSCGRLPFYNGSNPLVLDALKAGAAGWCTAAPNLRAQQCLDLYEAVRAGNLDKARMLYDDLKPLLEFIVSGGLPTTVKAGLDLLGFPVGDPRPPLLALDEAGRAHLMTLLGTP; translated from the coding sequence GTGTCTGAGATTCACGGCATCATCGCCTACCCGGTCACCCCGTTCGACGGGGGCATCGACACCGCCGCGCTGGCCGAGCTGGTCGAGCGGCTGATCACCGTGGGGGTGCACGCCATCGCCCCGCTGGGCAGCACCGGCGAGTTGGCCTATCTCGACGAGCACGAGTTCGACACCGTGGTCGACACCACGATCGCCACTGTGGATCGCCGGGTTCCCGTCGTCGTGGGCGTATCGGATGTGACGACCGCCCGGACCGTGCGCCGGGCCGAGTACGCTCAGCAGGCCGGTGCCGACGCGGTGATGGTGCTGCCGGTGTCCTACTGGAAGCTGCGTGAGCGGGAGATCGTCCAGCACTACCGCAGCATCAGCGACGCCATCTCCATCCCGATCATGGCCTACAACAACCCGGCCACCAGCGGCGTGGACATGTCCCCCGACTTGCTGGTCAGCATGTTCGAGAACATCGAAAACGTGCGGATGGTCAAGGAATCCACCGGCGACCTGTCCCGCATGCAGCGCATCTCCCAGTTGTCCTGCGGCCGGCTGCCGTTCTACAACGGCAGCAATCCATTGGTGCTCGACGCTCTGAAGGCCGGCGCCGCCGGATGGTGCACGGCCGCACCGAATCTGCGGGCGCAGCAGTGCCTGGACCTCTACGAGGCGGTGCGCGCGGGCAACCTGGACAAGGCGCGGATGCTTTACGACGACCTCAAACCGCTGCTGGAGTTCATCGTCTCCGGCGGCCTGCCCACCACCGTGAAGGCGGGCCTCGACCTGCTCGGCTTCCCGGTCGGCGACCCGCGCCCGCCGCTGTTAGCGCTCGACGAGGCGGGCCGGGCACACCTGATGACGCTGCTGGGCACCCCCTAG
- a CDS encoding aldolase, with translation MATTFRDTKADLMRRSQEQLAATLLPAATPGGADTQLSTRQKLALTCRALFDAGHDSGLAGQITARAETDGTYYTQRLGLGFDEITEDNLLLIDEDLNVLDGDGMANPANRFHSWIYRARPDVQCIVHTHAFHVAALSMLEVPLMVSHMDTTPLFNDCAFLAEWPGVPVGNEEGEIITAALGDKKAVLLAHHGHVIAGASIEEACSLGILIERAAKLQLAAMAAGRVKPLPEQLAREAHDWTLTPSRSQANFAYYARRALARHPDALTS, from the coding sequence ATGGCCACCACGTTCCGCGATACCAAAGCCGATCTGATGCGTCGCTCCCAGGAGCAGCTGGCCGCCACCTTGCTACCGGCGGCCACACCGGGTGGGGCCGATACGCAGCTGAGCACCCGACAGAAGCTGGCGCTGACCTGCCGGGCGCTGTTCGACGCCGGCCACGACTCCGGTCTGGCCGGACAGATCACCGCGCGCGCCGAGACCGATGGGACCTACTACACGCAGCGGCTGGGCCTGGGGTTCGACGAGATCACCGAGGACAACCTGCTGCTGATCGACGAGGACCTCAACGTCCTCGATGGTGACGGAATGGCTAACCCCGCCAACCGCTTTCACAGCTGGATCTACCGGGCCCGCCCCGACGTCCAGTGCATCGTGCACACCCACGCCTTCCATGTGGCGGCACTGTCGATGCTCGAGGTCCCGCTGATGGTCTCGCACATGGACACCACGCCGCTGTTCAACGACTGCGCGTTTCTGGCCGAGTGGCCGGGTGTGCCGGTCGGCAACGAGGAAGGCGAAATCATCACCGCCGCGCTCGGCGACAAGAAAGCGGTGCTGCTGGCGCATCATGGTCACGTGATCGCCGGCGCCAGCATCGAGGAGGCCTGCTCGCTGGGCATCCTGATCGAGCGGGCGGCAAAGCTGCAGCTGGCGGCCATGGCCGCCGGCCGGGTCAAGCCGCTGCCCGAACAGCTGGCCCGCGAGGCGCACGACTGGACGCTGACCCCCAGCCGCAGCCAGGCCAACTTCGCCTACTACGCGCGCCGGGCTCTGGCCCGCCACCCCGACGCCCTGACGAGTTAA
- a CDS encoding helix-turn-helix domain-containing protein produces MTALLRAVRRQRGLTLEQLAAQTGLTKSYLSKIERRQSTPSIAVALKVARALDVDVGRLFSDETAQEKITVDRATDGDGRRYQVLASALLGKSMSPFILRPGAAVGDTAHAEHTGQEFVFVHAGRIELQYGDQTVALGAGDSAYFDASISHKIRALGTDAAEVVVVAHTEPRQRAD; encoded by the coding sequence ATGACAGCGCTGCTTCGTGCCGTTCGCAGGCAACGCGGTCTGACCCTCGAGCAGCTCGCCGCCCAAACCGGGTTGACCAAGAGTTACCTGTCCAAGATCGAGCGCCGGCAGAGCACCCCGTCGATCGCGGTGGCCCTCAAGGTCGCACGCGCGCTCGACGTCGACGTCGGCCGGCTCTTCTCCGACGAGACGGCGCAAGAGAAGATCACCGTCGACCGCGCTACCGACGGCGACGGGCGACGCTACCAGGTGCTGGCGTCCGCGCTGCTGGGAAAGTCCATGTCGCCGTTCATCCTTCGACCGGGTGCGGCTGTCGGCGACACCGCACACGCCGAGCACACCGGCCAGGAGTTCGTGTTCGTCCACGCCGGACGCATCGAACTGCAGTACGGAGACCAGACCGTCGCGCTCGGCGCCGGCGACAGCGCATACTTCGACGCGTCGATCAGTCACAAGATCCGCGCCCTGGGCACCGATGCGGCCGAGGTGGTGGTCGTCGCCCACACCGAACCGCGGCAGAGGGCTGATTAG
- a CDS encoding purple acid phosphatase family protein gives MTEDAEPAAEPDKPDVSRRRLLTTGATAAVAGLGIGAGVGVGGAALLWSNPSGPGVWPGLWRRPDRTGAPPVFGLHLQFGKNAGTEVVVSWHTTEAVGNPRVLLGTPAAGLGQTVPAETRTYRDAKSNNEVRVHHARLTNLTPDNDYVYAAVHDGAEPEQGVVRTAPVGRKPLRFTSFGDQSTPTLALLPNGKYGTDNIGSPAAADMTLAIERMAPLFNLVNGDLCYANLANDRIRTWSNWFANNSRSARYRPWMPAAGNHENELGNGPVGYGAYQTYFALPDSGSSPELRGLWYSFTAGSVRVISLNNDDVALQDGGNFYVHGYSGGEQKRWLAAELAAARQDPDIDWLVVCMHQTAISTAERANGADLGIRTEWLPLFDQYRVDLVVCGHEHHYERSHPLRGAENTDTRTPVPVDTRGDVIDTTRGTVHLVIGGGGTSAPTNATLYPQPRCRVITGVGAFDPAVKRKPPIYVVEDAPWSAFRDRENPYGFVSFDVEPGQPGGNTSIHATHYTLAGPLGAVAVVERFTLTKPRGG, from the coding sequence ATGACCGAGGACGCCGAGCCCGCCGCCGAACCGGACAAACCGGACGTCAGTCGCCGGCGGTTGTTGACGACCGGCGCGACCGCCGCCGTCGCCGGCCTGGGCATCGGCGCCGGCGTCGGGGTTGGTGGTGCCGCGCTGCTGTGGTCGAACCCGTCGGGGCCGGGTGTGTGGCCAGGGCTGTGGCGGCGTCCCGACCGGACCGGCGCACCGCCCGTGTTCGGCCTGCATCTGCAATTCGGCAAGAACGCGGGCACCGAGGTGGTGGTGTCGTGGCACACCACCGAAGCCGTCGGCAACCCGCGCGTCCTGCTGGGCACGCCGGCTGCCGGCCTCGGCCAGACCGTGCCGGCCGAAACCCGCACCTATCGAGATGCCAAGTCCAACAACGAGGTTCGTGTCCACCACGCGCGGCTGACCAACCTTACTCCGGATAACGACTACGTCTACGCCGCGGTGCACGACGGCGCCGAGCCGGAGCAGGGCGTGGTAAGGACCGCGCCGGTAGGACGGAAACCGCTGCGCTTCACCAGCTTCGGTGATCAATCCACGCCCACGCTGGCCTTGCTGCCGAACGGCAAGTACGGCACCGACAACATCGGCTCCCCCGCCGCCGCCGACATGACCCTGGCGATCGAGCGCATGGCCCCGCTGTTCAACTTGGTCAACGGCGACCTGTGCTACGCCAACCTCGCCAACGACCGCATCCGCACCTGGTCGAACTGGTTCGCCAACAACAGTCGCTCGGCACGCTACCGGCCCTGGATGCCGGCGGCGGGTAACCACGAGAACGAGCTGGGCAACGGGCCGGTGGGCTACGGCGCCTATCAGACCTACTTCGCGCTGCCCGATTCCGGGTCGAGCCCCGAACTGCGCGGCCTGTGGTACTCGTTCACCGCCGGCTCGGTGCGGGTGATCAGCCTCAACAACGACGACGTGGCCTTGCAGGACGGCGGTAACTTCTACGTGCACGGCTACTCGGGTGGTGAACAAAAGCGCTGGCTCGCAGCCGAACTCGCGGCGGCGCGGCAAGATCCCGACATCGACTGGCTGGTCGTCTGCATGCATCAGACGGCGATCTCCACCGCCGAGCGTGCCAACGGCGCTGACCTCGGGATCCGCACGGAGTGGCTGCCGCTGTTCGACCAGTATCGGGTCGACCTGGTGGTGTGCGGCCACGAGCATCACTACGAGCGGTCGCATCCGCTGCGCGGAGCCGAGAACACCGACACCCGAACGCCGGTACCGGTTGACACCCGCGGCGACGTCATCGACACGACACGCGGGACCGTGCACCTCGTCATCGGCGGCGGTGGCACCTCGGCGCCGACCAACGCGACGCTGTATCCCCAACCGCGCTGCCGGGTAATCACCGGCGTCGGCGCGTTCGACCCCGCCGTCAAACGCAAACCACCGATCTACGTTGTCGAAGATGCCCCGTGGTCGGCGTTTCGTGACCGCGAAAACCCTTATGGCTTCGTATCTTTCGACGTCGAGCCGGGTCAGCCCGGCGGCAACACCTCGATCCACGCGACGCACTACACACTGGCCGGGCCGCTGGGGGCGGTCGCCGTCGTCGAGCGGTTCACCCTGACCAAGCCCCGCGGCGGCTAG
- a CDS encoding Rv2578c family radical SAM protein: MRWANQAVAVGGEPIDDGALPGLQRIGLVRSVRAPQFEGITFHEVLCKSALNKIPDAAALPFRYTVNGYRGCSHACRYCFARPTHEYLDFDCGNDFDTQVVVKTNVAEVLARELRRSSWRREMVALGTNTDPYQRAEGRYALMPGIIGALAASGTPLSILTKGTLLRRDLPVIAEAAQHVPVSLAVSLAVGDAQLHRDVEPGTPTPQARLGLIAAIRDAGLDCHVMVAPVLPHLTDSSQHLDALLGQIAEAGATSVTVFGLHLRRSTRGWFMSWLERSHPELVGRYRELYRRGAYLPPDYREMLRARAAPLIAKHRLTGDQRAFAQQARIVEPQPVQPTLF, translated from the coding sequence ATGCGGTGGGCGAACCAGGCCGTCGCGGTCGGCGGCGAACCGATCGACGACGGGGCGCTGCCAGGCCTGCAACGGATCGGCCTGGTCCGAAGCGTGCGCGCCCCGCAGTTCGAGGGCATCACCTTCCACGAGGTGCTGTGCAAATCCGCGCTGAACAAGATCCCGGACGCGGCCGCGCTGCCGTTTCGTTACACCGTCAACGGCTACCGCGGTTGCTCACACGCTTGCCGCTACTGTTTCGCCCGTCCCACCCACGAGTACCTCGATTTCGACTGCGGCAACGACTTCGACACCCAGGTGGTGGTCAAGACCAACGTGGCCGAGGTGCTGGCACGCGAATTGCGCCGGTCATCGTGGCGTCGGGAGATGGTCGCGCTGGGCACCAATACCGACCCCTACCAGCGCGCCGAGGGCCGCTACGCGCTGATGCCGGGCATCATCGGTGCGCTGGCCGCCTCCGGCACCCCGCTGTCGATCCTGACCAAGGGCACCCTGTTGCGGCGCGACCTGCCGGTGATAGCCGAAGCGGCGCAACACGTTCCGGTATCGTTGGCGGTTTCGCTGGCGGTCGGCGACGCGCAGCTGCACCGCGACGTCGAGCCGGGTACCCCGACGCCGCAGGCGCGGCTCGGCTTGATCGCCGCGATCCGCGACGCCGGGCTGGACTGCCACGTCATGGTCGCGCCGGTGTTGCCACACCTCACCGATTCCAGCCAGCATCTCGACGCGCTGCTGGGCCAGATCGCCGAAGCGGGCGCCACCAGCGTGACCGTATTCGGGCTGCATCTGCGTCGCTCCACCCGCGGCTGGTTCATGTCGTGGTTGGAACGCTCGCATCCCGAACTCGTCGGCCGCTACCGCGAGTTGTACCGGCGCGGAGCGTATTTGCCGCCGGACTATCGCGAGATGCTGCGGGCGCGGGCCGCGCCGCTGATAGCCAAACACCGATTGACCGGTGATCAGCGGGCGTTCGCCCAGCAGGCCCGCATCGTCGAGCCGCAACCCGTTCAGCCGACGCTGTTCTGA
- the helR gene encoding RNA polymerase recycling motor ATPase HelR has translation MSNPEYEDELRSEQRYVTGLYARLDADRARAKDRYRTALRGDGGSLADRDAEVRALAREVKRLDVADYGLCFGRLDALSGERTYIGRIGLFDADDEYRPLLLDWRTPAARAFYVATAASPEGMRRRRQFHTRERRVVDFTDEFFGRPGEAAAGGSEDWALLAAVNAPRGDGMRDIVATIQAEQDEIIRLDHPGVLVIEGGPGTGKTVVALHRVAYLLYTQRERIERHGVLVVGPNSAFLRHVDRVLPSLGESSVVFMTPGDLVPGLHITAEDTPECAAFKGSLKILDVLAAAIADRQRVPVRPLEIELADVTVRIDAEIAGWAREEARASGQPHNQARAVFTDILTWALTERAIARIGRGWLTREDRAAWEQLRSDLLAELADNHQFAAALDRLWPILTPQELLTSLYLSPERLQAVGAPQTLLRVAGEPWTVSDVPLLDELVDLLGYDKTAAESAEASAERERNYEAEYAAGVLDLMVAREDLMDDEDHLIARDVIHAEALADRFVERDTRELADRAAADRDWTYRHIVVDEAQELSEMDWRVLMRRCPGRSFTVVGDLAQRRSAAGATSWEAMLAPYVADRWEYRSLTVNYRTPQEIMTVAAALLEEFAPAVRPPESVRSCGVRPWARKVTDDELMGAIEEFVRDEAGREGTSVVIGPPGVPGTVPASETKGLEFDAVLVVDPQRILADGPRGAAELYVALTRATQRLGVLHRDPLPLALSGLDELETRQ, from the coding sequence TTGTCGAATCCTGAGTACGAAGACGAATTGCGGTCCGAGCAGCGCTACGTGACCGGCCTCTACGCACGGCTGGACGCCGACCGCGCCCGGGCCAAGGATCGGTATCGAACCGCACTGCGGGGCGACGGCGGCAGCCTCGCCGACCGTGATGCCGAGGTGCGTGCGCTGGCGCGGGAGGTCAAGCGGCTCGACGTGGCGGACTACGGCCTGTGCTTCGGGCGGTTGGACGCGCTGTCCGGCGAGCGCACCTACATCGGCCGGATCGGGTTGTTCGATGCCGACGACGAGTATCGGCCGCTGCTGCTGGACTGGCGGACACCGGCCGCACGCGCCTTCTACGTCGCCACCGCCGCGAGTCCGGAGGGCATGCGCCGGCGCCGGCAATTCCACACCCGCGAGCGGCGCGTCGTCGACTTCACCGACGAGTTCTTCGGCCGGCCGGGTGAGGCGGCGGCGGGCGGCTCGGAGGACTGGGCCCTGCTCGCCGCGGTCAATGCGCCCCGGGGCGACGGCATGCGCGACATCGTGGCGACGATCCAGGCCGAACAGGACGAGATCATCCGGCTGGACCATCCGGGTGTGCTGGTGATCGAGGGCGGCCCCGGGACCGGCAAGACGGTGGTGGCGTTGCACCGCGTCGCGTATCTGCTCTACACCCAGCGCGAGCGCATCGAACGCCATGGTGTGTTGGTGGTGGGGCCCAATTCGGCGTTTCTGCGCCACGTCGACCGCGTGCTGCCGTCGCTGGGTGAGTCCAGCGTGGTGTTCATGACACCGGGCGATCTGGTGCCCGGGCTGCACATCACCGCCGAGGACACTCCGGAGTGCGCGGCGTTCAAGGGCTCACTGAAAATCCTCGACGTGCTGGCCGCGGCGATTGCCGATCGACAGCGAGTGCCCGTGCGGCCGTTGGAGATCGAGCTGGCCGACGTCACGGTGCGCATCGACGCCGAGATCGCGGGGTGGGCGCGGGAAGAAGCGCGCGCCAGCGGACAGCCACACAACCAGGCCCGGGCCGTATTCACCGACATCCTCACCTGGGCGCTGACCGAGCGCGCGATCGCGCGGATCGGGCGCGGCTGGCTGACCCGCGAGGACCGCGCGGCGTGGGAACAGCTGCGGTCCGATCTGCTTGCCGAGCTGGCGGATAACCACCAGTTCGCCGCCGCGCTGGACCGGTTGTGGCCGATCCTGACTCCGCAGGAGTTGCTGACGTCGCTGTACCTGTCCCCCGAGCGGTTGCAGGCCGTGGGCGCACCCCAGACGCTGTTGCGCGTCGCCGGCGAACCCTGGACGGTGTCCGACGTGCCGCTGCTCGACGAGCTGGTGGATCTGCTGGGTTACGACAAGACGGCCGCGGAGTCGGCCGAGGCCAGCGCCGAGCGGGAACGCAACTACGAGGCCGAGTACGCCGCCGGGGTGTTGGACCTGATGGTCGCCCGCGAGGATCTGATGGACGACGAGGACCACCTGATCGCCCGTGACGTGATCCATGCCGAGGCCCTAGCGGACCGGTTCGTCGAGCGCGACACCCGTGAACTCGCCGATCGTGCTGCCGCAGATCGAGATTGGACATACCGGCACATCGTCGTCGATGAAGCTCAGGAGCTCTCCGAAATGGATTGGCGGGTGCTGATGCGGCGTTGCCCGGGTCGCTCGTTCACGGTGGTCGGCGATCTGGCCCAGCGCCGCTCGGCGGCGGGCGCGACCTCCTGGGAAGCCATGCTGGCGCCGTATGTGGCCGATCGCTGGGAGTACCGGTCCCTGACGGTGAACTATCGCACCCCGCAGGAGATCATGACCGTCGCCGCCGCGCTGCTCGAGGAGTTCGCCCCCGCGGTCCGTCCGCCGGAGTCGGTGCGCTCCTGTGGTGTCCGGCCATGGGCCCGGAAGGTGACCGACGACGAACTGATGGGTGCCATCGAGGAATTCGTGCGTGACGAGGCCGGCCGCGAAGGCACCAGCGTGGTGATCGGCCCGCCCGGCGTGCCGGGCACGGTGCCGGCCTCGGAGACCAAGGGGCTCGAGTTCGACGCGGTACTGGTGGTCGACCCGCAGCGGATTCTCGCCGACGGCCCACGTGGCGCGGCCGAGCTCTATGTCGCGCTCACCCGTGCCACGCAGCGCCTCGGCGTCCTGCATCGAGATCCGTTGCCGCTGGCGCTGTCCGGCCTGGATGAACTCGAGACGCGCCAGTAG